From a region of the Oncorhynchus tshawytscha isolate Ot180627B linkage group LG14, Otsh_v2.0, whole genome shotgun sequence genome:
- the LOC112266868 gene encoding homeobox protein meis3-like — protein sequence MDKRYEDLVHYSGSEGMPVGGYGEVMRSLHPPHYGHTVPDSLKHHRDQIYGHPLFPLLALVFEKCELATCSPRDVTSHSVPPHLQGLTNHSDVCSSDSFNDDIAAFAKQIRSEKPIFSTNPELDNLMIQAIQVLRFHLLELEKVHDLCDNFCNRYITCLKGKMPTDLILDDKEGGPKSDVEDFTGSCTSLSEQNQSWLRDPDDCASTPLGTPGMSCGLPSHSTDNCSDTGDGLDGGVASPSTGEEDDTDRDRRNNKKRGIFPKLATNIMRAWLFQHLSHPYPSEEQKKQLAQDTGLTILQVNNWFINARRRIVQPMIDQSNRSGQGGPYSPEGAALGGYGLDSQAHLGLRAAGLQGMPSLPGEYPGALLSQSGYPHAGPSLHPYPGPHPAMLLHPPPHPHPADPLIGQGLDIHAH from the exons ATGGATAAGAGG TATGAAGACCTGGTGCACTACTCAGGGTCAGAGGGCATGCCCGTGGGGGGGTATGGAGAGGTCATGAGGTCACTGCACCCCCCTCACTATGGCCACACTGTCCCAGATTCCCTCAAACACCACAGGGACCAGATCTATGG TCATCCCCTGTTTCCATTGCTGGCCCTGGTGTTTGAGAAGTGTGAGCTGGCCACCTGCTCCCCGCGGGACGTCACATCCCACTCTGTCCCTCCCCACCTCCAAGGCCTGACCAATCACAGTGATGTATGCTCCTCAGACTCCTTCAACGATGACATCGCAGCCTTCGCCAAACAG ATTCGCTCAGAGAAGCCCATTTTTTCTACAAATCCTGAACTGGACAACCTG ATGATCCAGGCCATCCAGGTACTACGTTTCCACCTGTTGGAGCTGGAAAAG GTTCATGACCTGTGTGATAACTTCTGCAATCGCTACATCACCTGCCTGAAGGGCAAGATGCCCACAGACCTGATTCTGGATGACAAGGAGGGTGGGCCCAAGTCCGACGTGGAGGATTTCACTGGCTCCTGCACTAGTCTGTCAGAACAG AATCAGTCGTGGTTGCGGGATCCAGATGACTGTGCATCCACTCCGCTAGGGACCCCTGGCATGTCGTGTGGCCTGCCTTCACACAGCACAGACAACTGCAGCGATACGG GGGATGGTTTGGATGGGGGCGTGGCCTCCCCCAGTACGGGAGAGGAGGACGATACGGACCGAGACAGAAGGAACAACAAGAAGAGGGGCATTTTCCCCAAACTGGCAACCAACATCATGAGGGCATGGCTCTTCCAGCATTTATcg CACCCATACCCCTCAGAGGAACAGAAGAAGCAGCTGGCACAGGACACAGGCCTGACCATCCTGCAGGTCAACAACTG GTTTATCAATGCAAGACGGAGAATAGTACAGCCCATGATTGACCAGTCAAATCGCTCAG GTCAAGGTGGTCCTTACAGCCCAGAGGGAGCAGCACTGGGGGGCTACGGACTGGACAGCCAAGCCCACCTGGGTCTCAGGGCAGCAG GTCTTCAGGGGATGCCGTCTCTTCCCGGAGAGTACCCCGGGGCCCTGCTGTCCCAGTCTGGCTACCCCCACGCCGGCCCGTCCCTGCACCCCTACCCCGGCCCCCACCCCGCCATGCTGCTGCACCCGCCGCCCCACCCCCACCCCGCCGATCCCCTCATAGGCCAGGGCCTGGACATACACGCCCACTAA